The following proteins are encoded in a genomic region of Takifugu rubripes chromosome 21, fTakRub1.2, whole genome shotgun sequence:
- the fam189a2 gene encoding protein FAM189A2 isoform X2, with protein sequence MSLPVVLPGSCCPVTGAAPHSEPPHRNRPRGLSASSRMTGSGSRLLPGRPLLSLGLLQLLLGGSMVALSFGALSLSNSPPIRNSCPFWAGSSVILSGIVGLTTWRRPMLLLSEAGDVCYCCAVSPTSKCPEEKLLQLHPAHSCSTMRILLKKVLFALCALNALTTAVCLMAAALRYLQIFTTRASCMDESRTTVEDQEEPPPVPGPDDFVAPAPPPSYFSTFYSYTPRVARRMLGDSMIPLPHIYGARIKGVEVFCPLDPPPPYEAVAAETVTQEPQIALTELSVSQAASPAAAGVSDTSPLSASAGVVALHPPQQQQMTWRKAKIHRSSSDPVLIAKEQSSSDALLAPSLRTTDSSTQTSQSTLSAQTQNQVTLRRGSRNRVPQRPRPSSMVDYQSYRHTQQLVRKILEQPAAQGLNAEVQELVESIRNVLESDQEHMEEAVRCASYIEQVFIDSDLGPCQPKPPQQPAAGSCSQTFPRPPRRRPGVLHLQSCGDLSSFTCAAIELAEQRGVRRKVSSRVGSRAGSRAGSRLEPSERPHSLIGVFKETVL encoded by the exons ATGTCGCTGCCGGTGGTGCTGCCGGGATCCTGCTGTCCGGTCACCGGAGCTGCGCCGCACAGCGAGCCGCCACATCGGAATCGACCCCGCGGCTTGTCCGCTTCGTCGCGGATGACGGGCAGCGGGTCTCGGCTACTGCCCGGGCGGCCGCTGCTCTCCCTCGGAttgttgcagctgctgctcggAGGATCCATGGTGGCGCTGTCCTTCGGAGCTCTGTCCCTCAGCAACTCTCCCCCCATTCGGAACTCCTGTCCGTTCTGGGCCGGTTCGTCG GTCATTCTGTCGGGCATTGTTGGCCTCACAACATGGAGGAGGccaatgctgctgctg AGTGAAGCCGGCGACGTGTGTTACTGCTGCGCCGTCTCTCCTACCTCCAAATGtcctgaggagaagctgctgcagcttcatcctGCTCACTCCTGCAGCACCATGAGGATCCTGCTGAAG aaagtGTTGTTTGCACTGTGTGCTCTGAATGCTCTGACCACTGCGGTGTGCCTCATGGCGGCGGCTCTCAGATATCTGCAGATCTTCACCACTAGAGCATCCTGCATG GATGAGTCCAGGACCACAGTTGAAGACCAGGAGGAGCCTCCCCCTGTCCCAGGCCCCGATGATTTTGTGGCTCCAGCCCCTCCACCTTCCTATTTCTCCACCTTTTACTCCTACACACCCCGTGTGGCTCGCAG GATGCTCGGGGACAGCATGATACCCCTCCCTCATATCTACGGGGCTCGGATCAAAGGAGTTGAGGTCTTCTGCCCATTGGACCCTCCACCCCCATATGAAGCTGTTGCTGCAGAAACAGTCACACAG GAGCCACAAATCGCTCTGACTGAGCTTTCAGTGAGTCAGGCCGCCTCTCCTGCTGCCGCCGGCGTTTCAG ACACGAGTCCATTATCAGCGTCAGCGGGCGTCGTTGCGCTCCAtccaccgcagcagcagcagatgacgTGGAGGAAGGCAAAAATTCATCGCTCCAGCAGTGATCCGGTGCTGATTGCAAAAG agcagagcagcagtgacgCCCTCCTCGCCCCATCTCTTCGGACCACAGACTCTTCCACTCAGACATCACAGTCCACGTTGTCCGCCCAGACCCAGAACCAGGTCACGCTTCGGCGGGGCAGCCGCAACAGAGTGCCCCAGCGGCCCCGGCCTTCTTCCATGGTGGACTACCAAAGCTACcgacacacacagcagctggtCAGGAAAATCCTGGAGCAGCCAGCAGCTCAGGGTCTGAACGCGGAGGTTCAGGAGTTGGTGGAGAGCATCCGGAATGTTCTGGAGTCCGATCAGGAGCATATGGAAGAGGCTGTACGTTGTGCAAGTTATATAGAACAG GTGTTCATAGACTCTGATTTAGGTCCCTGCCAGCCTAAACCTCCCCAGCAGCCAGCGGCTGGCAGCTGTTCCCAGACGTTCCCTCGTCCCCCCAGGAGGAGGCCGggtgtgctgcacctgcagagCTGTGGAGACCTCAGCTCCTTCACCTGTGCTGCCATCGAGCTCGCAGAACAACGGGGAGTCAGGAGGAAAGTGTCTTCGAGGGTGGGCTCTAGAGCAGGTTCAAGGGCAGGATCTCGTCTGGAGCCCTCAGAGCGACCTCACAGCCTGATCGGAGTGTTTAAGGAAACGGTGCTCTGA
- the fam189a2 gene encoding protein FAM189A2 isoform X1 — MSLPVVLPGSCCPVTGAAPHSEPPHRNRPRGLSASSRMTGSGSRLLPGRPLLSLGLLQLLLGGSMVALSFGALSLSNSPPIRNSCPFWAGSSVILSGIVGLTTWRRPMLLLVNVFVLLSVVCVLLNLAGFILCCQGAQLVSSMTSCRLSEAGDVCYCCAVSPTSKCPEEKLLQLHPAHSCSTMRILLKKVLFALCALNALTTAVCLMAAALRYLQIFTTRASCMDESRTTVEDQEEPPPVPGPDDFVAPAPPPSYFSTFYSYTPRVARRMLGDSMIPLPHIYGARIKGVEVFCPLDPPPPYEAVAAETVTQEPQIALTELSVSQAASPAAAGVSDTSPLSASAGVVALHPPQQQQMTWRKAKIHRSSSDPVLIAKEQSSSDALLAPSLRTTDSSTQTSQSTLSAQTQNQVTLRRGSRNRVPQRPRPSSMVDYQSYRHTQQLVRKILEQPAAQGLNAEVQELVESIRNVLESDQEHMEEAVRCASYIEQVFIDSDLGPCQPKPPQQPAAGSCSQTFPRPPRRRPGVLHLQSCGDLSSFTCAAIELAEQRGVRRKVSSRVGSRAGSRAGSRLEPSERPHSLIGVFKETVL, encoded by the exons ATGTCGCTGCCGGTGGTGCTGCCGGGATCCTGCTGTCCGGTCACCGGAGCTGCGCCGCACAGCGAGCCGCCACATCGGAATCGACCCCGCGGCTTGTCCGCTTCGTCGCGGATGACGGGCAGCGGGTCTCGGCTACTGCCCGGGCGGCCGCTGCTCTCCCTCGGAttgttgcagctgctgctcggAGGATCCATGGTGGCGCTGTCCTTCGGAGCTCTGTCCCTCAGCAACTCTCCCCCCATTCGGAACTCCTGTCCGTTCTGGGCCGGTTCGTCG GTCATTCTGTCGGGCATTGTTGGCCTCACAACATGGAGGAGGccaatgctgctgctg GTCAATGTGTTTGTCCTgctgtctgtggtgtgtgtgctcCTTAATCTGGCTGGATTCATCCTCTGCTGCCAGGGAGCCCAGCTGGTTTCCAGTATGACCAGCTGCAGACTG AGTGAAGCCGGCGACGTGTGTTACTGCTGCGCCGTCTCTCCTACCTCCAAATGtcctgaggagaagctgctgcagcttcatcctGCTCACTCCTGCAGCACCATGAGGATCCTGCTGAAG aaagtGTTGTTTGCACTGTGTGCTCTGAATGCTCTGACCACTGCGGTGTGCCTCATGGCGGCGGCTCTCAGATATCTGCAGATCTTCACCACTAGAGCATCCTGCATG GATGAGTCCAGGACCACAGTTGAAGACCAGGAGGAGCCTCCCCCTGTCCCAGGCCCCGATGATTTTGTGGCTCCAGCCCCTCCACCTTCCTATTTCTCCACCTTTTACTCCTACACACCCCGTGTGGCTCGCAG GATGCTCGGGGACAGCATGATACCCCTCCCTCATATCTACGGGGCTCGGATCAAAGGAGTTGAGGTCTTCTGCCCATTGGACCCTCCACCCCCATATGAAGCTGTTGCTGCAGAAACAGTCACACAG GAGCCACAAATCGCTCTGACTGAGCTTTCAGTGAGTCAGGCCGCCTCTCCTGCTGCCGCCGGCGTTTCAG ACACGAGTCCATTATCAGCGTCAGCGGGCGTCGTTGCGCTCCAtccaccgcagcagcagcagatgacgTGGAGGAAGGCAAAAATTCATCGCTCCAGCAGTGATCCGGTGCTGATTGCAAAAG agcagagcagcagtgacgCCCTCCTCGCCCCATCTCTTCGGACCACAGACTCTTCCACTCAGACATCACAGTCCACGTTGTCCGCCCAGACCCAGAACCAGGTCACGCTTCGGCGGGGCAGCCGCAACAGAGTGCCCCAGCGGCCCCGGCCTTCTTCCATGGTGGACTACCAAAGCTACcgacacacacagcagctggtCAGGAAAATCCTGGAGCAGCCAGCAGCTCAGGGTCTGAACGCGGAGGTTCAGGAGTTGGTGGAGAGCATCCGGAATGTTCTGGAGTCCGATCAGGAGCATATGGAAGAGGCTGTACGTTGTGCAAGTTATATAGAACAG GTGTTCATAGACTCTGATTTAGGTCCCTGCCAGCCTAAACCTCCCCAGCAGCCAGCGGCTGGCAGCTGTTCCCAGACGTTCCCTCGTCCCCCCAGGAGGAGGCCGggtgtgctgcacctgcagagCTGTGGAGACCTCAGCTCCTTCACCTGTGCTGCCATCGAGCTCGCAGAACAACGGGGAGTCAGGAGGAAAGTGTCTTCGAGGGTGGGCTCTAGAGCAGGTTCAAGGGCAGGATCTCGTCTGGAGCCCTCAGAGCGACCTCACAGCCTGATCGGAGTGTTTAAGGAAACGGTGCTCTGA